The Leptospira sp. WS39.C2 genome contains a region encoding:
- a CDS encoding glycosyltransferase, whose product MRVLYFSDTFLPKTDGVAVSIKNFSELLALRGHEFCICAPKYGDGDFDRMTDNIQVIRFRSGYLPSYPDIKVVLPSPGKIKRIIEDFKPDLIHIHTPGLLGLYAVNAAERFGVPTIGTYHTLMAEQEMYVSFYRLFKLDKLFFKANKFKKKLNIEELDKIVKFDNFNIRKKIILKICNDIYNRCDVVISPSHLIKEQLIEYGISRPITVVSNGMDLKRFQGKPKEFLSGDSPKFLHVGRISYEKNCDIVINAFKLIHEQFPKATLTIIGEGPAIPSLQRQAEHLNIQNSVEFKGFIPNAVLHEEYPKYDVFLTASTMETQGLVVLEAIACGLPAVGVDAFALPELIRHGENGFIAKSFDAKGIALGALEIIRNPTLYSKFSKQSIQIASGHEMEKCVDTMEEVYEKVIEAMKGKVKKTNIFDLFFDFMQ is encoded by the coding sequence TTGCGAGTTTTATATTTTTCCGATACTTTTTTGCCAAAAACCGATGGTGTTGCTGTTTCTATTAAGAATTTTTCGGAACTTTTGGCCCTCCGGGGCCATGAATTCTGCATTTGTGCTCCCAAATATGGGGATGGGGACTTTGACCGGATGACGGACAATATCCAAGTGATTCGGTTTCGGTCTGGGTATTTGCCAAGTTACCCCGACATTAAGGTGGTTTTACCATCTCCTGGGAAAATCAAACGGATCATCGAAGACTTTAAACCAGATCTCATCCACATCCACACACCAGGCCTTCTTGGACTTTATGCGGTCAATGCAGCAGAGCGATTCGGAGTTCCCACGATCGGAACCTATCATACCCTTATGGCAGAACAGGAAATGTATGTTTCCTTCTATCGACTTTTTAAACTTGATAAACTATTTTTTAAAGCAAACAAGTTCAAAAAAAAGTTAAATATTGAAGAGTTAGACAAAATTGTAAAATTTGATAACTTTAATATCCGTAAAAAAATAATTCTTAAAATTTGTAATGATATCTATAATCGTTGTGATGTGGTGATTTCACCTAGCCATCTCATTAAAGAACAATTGATAGAGTATGGAATTAGCCGTCCCATTACAGTAGTTTCTAATGGAATGGATCTCAAACGTTTCCAAGGAAAACCAAAAGAATTTCTAAGCGGAGACTCTCCCAAATTTTTGCACGTTGGACGAATTTCTTATGAGAAGAATTGTGATATTGTTATCAATGCTTTTAAACTCATCCATGAACAATTTCCCAAAGCAACCCTCACTATCATAGGAGAAGGTCCAGCCATCCCATCTTTACAAAGACAGGCAGAACATTTGAATATTCAAAATTCTGTTGAGTTCAAAGGTTTTATCCCAAATGCTGTGTTACACGAAGAGTATCCTAAATACGATGTTTTTTTAACAGCATCAACTATGGAAACACAAGGATTAGTTGTATTAGAAGCAATTGCATGTGGTTTGCCTGCTGTGGGTGTGGATGCATTTGCTCTCCCTGAACTCATTCGGCACGGTGAAAATGGTTTTATAGCAAAATCCTTTGATGCAAAAGGTATTGCATTAGGTGCATTGGAAATCATTCGAAATCCTACACTTTATTCTAAGTTCTCAAAACAATCCATTCAAATTGCGTCAGGACACGAAATGGAAAAATGCGTAGATACGATGGAAGAAGTATATGAAAAAGTCATCGAAGCAATGAAAGGAAAAGTTAAAAAGACAAACATCTTTGATTTATTTTTTGATTTTATGCAATGA
- a CDS encoding DUF4254 domain-containing protein: MKALEATKAVSIFQESVLDWHKKEAPHPNPYPEGSLEFTLYHKNHVDTIQWHIEDEIRRPDIALEEVVALKRKIDKLNQDRTDMVEKLDDFVIEMFRSATPKPDARLNSESPAWLLDRMSILELKIYHMEEQVNRKDSSATKEHIDKCQSKLNVLLEQREDLKKCLEELFDDYAKGIKRVKVYRQMKMYNDQNLNPSLYKNQK, from the coding sequence TCCGTTTTGGATTGGCACAAAAAAGAAGCCCCTCATCCAAATCCTTACCCAGAAGGCAGTTTAGAATTCACTCTCTACCATAAAAACCATGTTGATACCATCCAGTGGCACATTGAAGACGAAATCCGTAGACCAGATATTGCTTTAGAAGAAGTGGTCGCTCTCAAACGTAAAATTGACAAACTGAACCAAGACAGAACTGATATGGTGGAAAAACTGGACGACTTTGTGATCGAAATGTTCCGTTCCGCCACACCAAAACCTGATGCCAGACTCAATTCAGAATCTCCGGCATGGTTACTCGACCGTATGAGTATTTTAGAACTCAAAATTTATCACATGGAAGAGCAAGTTAACAGAAAAGATTCATCTGCCACTAAAGAACATATTGATAAATGCCAATCTAAATTGAATGTGCTACTCGAACAAAGAGAAGATCTAAAAAAATGTTTAGAAGAATTGTTTGATGATTATGCAAAAGGGATCAAACGAGTCAAAGTATACCGTCAAATGAAAATGTACAACGACCAAAACCTAAACCCATCTTTGTATAAGAACCAAAAATGA
- a CDS encoding glycosyltransferase family 9 protein, translating to MTNLLVLRFSAMGDVALMTPALIAIAAKYSNIQLTVVTRGNFSPFFYNIPNLNVLGINLKKYKGMLGLWRMYRDIDKLGPFGYVIDLHGSLRSRLIAFFFRLKGVPYSKIIKGRREKLAQTRRYNKKLNQLPHTVERYLNVFRKSGFDAPIRKGPWLNVDGESKMFAKDYFKSIGIDKKDGQWFGFAPFAGHALKEWSFEKCKRLVEVLVSEFPDCHVFLFGGRDEAKELEILRNNLTQVHIVQGGNLGIRGELGIMDRLDVMIGMDSSNVHIAALLKKPVIGIYGTTHPLSGFGPFAQEDSGVLQVDLPCRPCSIYGNTKCWRGDHACMELIDPLDVVRRIRLIQNVNTLW from the coding sequence ATGACAAACCTACTAGTACTTCGGTTTTCTGCAATGGGAGATGTTGCTTTAATGACACCAGCTCTCATTGCGATCGCTGCAAAATATTCCAATATACAGTTAACCGTTGTTACTAGAGGAAATTTCTCTCCTTTTTTTTATAATATCCCCAACTTAAATGTTTTAGGGATCAATCTCAAAAAATACAAAGGTATGTTAGGGCTTTGGCGGATGTACCGGGACATAGACAAACTTGGTCCTTTTGGGTATGTGATCGACCTACATGGTTCTTTACGATCTAGGCTCATTGCCTTTTTTTTCCGACTTAAAGGTGTCCCTTATTCGAAAATCATTAAAGGGCGAAGGGAAAAACTAGCACAGACCAGGCGATATAATAAAAAATTAAACCAACTCCCCCATACAGTAGAACGTTACCTCAATGTATTTCGTAAGTCTGGATTTGATGCGCCGATCAGAAAAGGTCCTTGGCTGAATGTAGATGGCGAATCGAAAATGTTTGCCAAAGACTATTTTAAATCCATTGGTATCGATAAAAAAGACGGTCAATGGTTTGGTTTCGCACCTTTTGCTGGGCATGCTCTAAAAGAATGGAGTTTTGAAAAATGCAAACGTTTAGTAGAAGTTTTAGTATCCGAATTTCCAGACTGCCATGTATTTTTATTTGGTGGTCGTGATGAAGCTAAAGAATTAGAAATATTAAGAAACAACCTAACACAAGTTCATATCGTCCAAGGTGGAAATTTAGGAATCCGTGGAGAACTTGGTATCATGGACAGACTCGATGTAATGATTGGTATGGACAGTTCTAACGTTCATATTGCTGCACTTTTGAAAAAACCAGTGATTGGAATTTATGGTACCACCCATCCTCTTTCGGGATTTGGTCCTTTTGCTCAAGAAGATTCCGGTGTTTTACAAGTTGATTTACCTTGTAGACCTTGTTCCATTTACGGGAATACAAAATGTTGGCGAGGGGACCATGCTTGTATGGAACTCATCGACCCTTTGGATGTCGTGAGACGGATTCGCCTCATCCAAAATGTAAATACTCTTTGGTAA